In Mycobacterium stomatepiae, the following are encoded in one genomic region:
- a CDS encoding DUF2277 domain-containing protein, protein MCRNITELRGLQPSATVEEIAAAARQYVRKVSGVSRPSAANLEAFEAAVTEVTQTTTRLLESLPPRRQPPKTVPPLRRPEVIARLAATK, encoded by the coding sequence ATGTGCCGAAACATCACCGAACTGCGTGGTCTGCAGCCGTCGGCCACGGTCGAGGAAATCGCCGCGGCCGCGCGGCAGTATGTGCGCAAAGTCAGTGGCGTCAGCCGCCCGTCGGCGGCCAACCTCGAGGCGTTTGAGGCCGCCGTGACCGAGGTGACACAGACGACGACGCGCCTGTTGGAGTCCCTGCCTCCGCGCCGCCAACCACCCAAAACCGTCCCGCCGTTGCGCCGGCCCGAGGTCATCGCCCGCCTCGCCGCGACGAAATGA
- a CDS encoding PPE family protein, which translates to MDFGALPPEVNSGRMYSGPGPATLLAASAEWEELAAEMHLAASQCESVVAQLIGESWRGSSATAMTQAVLPYAGWVRSTAARCEDVATKATVAASAYETAYAMMVPPPVIVANRARLAALIASNLVGQNTPAIMVAEAEYSEMWAQDAAAMYSYAANSAGVSGLSSFAPPPSTTDPGEGASAKLLNSAASTLRGLAGPGNGASIAMGAGAPLASSGISSSLTMLSRLAKTSAKSPGTSTTAGMQAAAQLATSAITALLDIPSSTAPEIGTSALGFGSDGLGLGTDISGFALDLAGSGLELVGGDSLLGAEEAVPAELGAIGPLDLLNPLADPWSAGLSGEPSAALSHASQLGTLSVPPGWADALSKDAGSQGMHGAASAGYHGPAHRHAGKLPVGGMVGHDGGRPAHRVGVQTSLIPRSPIGG; encoded by the coding sequence ATGGATTTTGGGGCGTTGCCACCCGAAGTGAATTCAGGCCGAATGTATTCGGGCCCCGGACCCGCGACCCTGCTGGCCGCCTCCGCGGAGTGGGAGGAATTGGCCGCAGAGATGCACCTCGCCGCCAGTCAGTGCGAGTCGGTGGTTGCCCAACTGATCGGTGAGTCGTGGCGGGGCTCGTCGGCGACGGCGATGACGCAGGCGGTTTTGCCGTACGCCGGATGGGTCAGGAGCACGGCCGCACGATGCGAGGACGTGGCCACCAAGGCCACCGTCGCAGCGTCGGCGTACGAAACCGCCTACGCGATGATGGTGCCACCACCGGTCATCGTGGCCAACCGCGCTCGCCTTGCGGCATTGATTGCGAGCAACCTCGTCGGGCAGAACACGCCCGCCATCATGGTTGCTGAGGCCGAGTACAGCGAAATGTGGGCCCAAGATGCGGCGGCAATGTACAGCTATGCGGCCAATTCTGCTGGTGTGTCCGGACTTTCATCCTTTGCTCCTCCGCCGAGCACAACCGATCCCGGTGAGGGGGCTTCGGCCAAATTGTTGAACTCGGCGGCATCGACACTGCGAGGACTCGCCGGCCCCGGAAACGGCGCATCGATCGCGATGGGTGCCGGGGCGCCGCTGGCATCGTCGGGGATTTCTTCCTCCCTGACGATGCTGTCGCGGCTGGCCAAGACCTCCGCCAAAAGCCCGGGTACAAGTACCACCGCCGGAATGCAGGCGGCCGCCCAACTCGCCACCTCCGCGATTACCGCCCTGCTCGACATCCCCAGTAGCACCGCGCCCGAGATCGGCACCAGCGCGCTGGGTTTCGGCTCGGACGGCTTGGGCTTGGGCACCGACATCAGCGGGTTCGCTCTCGACCTGGCCGGCTCCGGCCTCGAATTGGTCGGCGGTGACTCGCTTTTGGGTGCCGAAGAGGCGGTGCCCGCCGAACTCGGTGCGATCGGTCCGCTGGACCTGCTCAACCCATTGGCCGACCCCTGGTCGGCGGGGTTGAGCGGCGAGCCGTCGGCGGCCCTCAGTCATGCGTCCCAACTGGGAACCCTGTCGGTGCCGCCCGGCTGGGCCGATGCGCTATCGAAGGACGCGGGCAGCCAAGGCATGCACGGTGCCGCTTCGGCGGGCTACCACGGCCCGGCACATCGACACGCCGGCAAGCTCCCCGTCGGTGGCATGGTGGGCCACGACGGCGGCCGACCGGCGCACCGAGTGGGCGTGCAAACCTCCCTCATTCCACGTTCACCGATAGGAGGCTAG
- a CDS encoding histone deacetylase family protein: MSTLLLHHPSFANHRTAAGHPERPDRYRIVEAVLSAPQFDSLVREHAEPADLATARYVHTNRYVDDLEAARPEHGYVYLDGGDTMMEPSTWEVVLRGVGGTLQAIDSVLTGQVQNAFVACRPPGHHAETERAMGFCLFNNISIGARHAQRKYGLTRVAIVDFDVHHGNGTQQIFYSDSDVLYASTHQMPLFPGTGAIGEAGVGNIFNSPLKPGDGGDELREAFRQRILPALDKFAPELILVSAGFDAHERDPLGSLTMTADDFGWVTRELMDSAERLCDGRLVAVLEGGYDLQGLADSVAAHVGELIKG; encoded by the coding sequence ATGTCCACCCTGCTGCTGCACCATCCCAGTTTCGCCAACCACAGGACTGCCGCCGGTCATCCGGAACGGCCGGACCGCTACCGCATCGTGGAAGCGGTACTCAGTGCGCCGCAATTCGACTCACTGGTGCGCGAGCACGCCGAGCCGGCCGACCTCGCCACGGCCCGCTACGTGCATACGAACCGCTACGTCGACGACCTGGAAGCCGCCCGTCCGGAGCACGGTTATGTGTACCTCGACGGCGGTGACACGATGATGGAGCCGTCGACGTGGGAAGTGGTCTTGCGGGGGGTGGGCGGCACCCTGCAGGCGATCGACAGCGTGCTGACCGGGCAGGTCCAGAACGCCTTCGTGGCCTGCCGGCCGCCGGGCCACCATGCCGAAACCGAACGAGCGATGGGCTTTTGCCTGTTCAACAACATCAGCATCGGAGCGCGGCATGCGCAGCGGAAATACGGACTGACGCGGGTCGCGATCGTCGATTTCGACGTTCACCATGGCAACGGCACGCAGCAGATCTTCTACTCCGATTCCGACGTGTTGTACGCGTCCACCCATCAGATGCCACTCTTTCCGGGGACGGGCGCCATAGGAGAAGCCGGGGTCGGCAATATCTTCAACTCACCGCTCAAGCCGGGCGACGGCGGGGACGAGTTACGCGAGGCATTTCGGCAACGGATACTGCCCGCGCTCGACAAGTTCGCTCCGGAGTTGATTCTGGTGTCCGCGGGGTTCGACGCACACGAGCGTGACCCCCTCGGCTCGCTGACGATGACTGCCGACGACTTCGGTTGGGTGACTCGCGAGCTGATGGACTCGGCCGAGAGGCTTTGTGACGGCCGGCTGGTGGCGGTGCTGGAGGGCGGCTACGACCTGCAGGGACTGGCGGATTCCGTCGCCGCCCACGTCGGCGAGCTGATCAAGGGTTAG
- a CDS encoding glycerate kinase yields MKGNVVLAPDKFKGSLTAEQAARAMAQGVCRADPRITPILCPVADGGEGTLEAVLAAGFEPVDAAACGPTGALVHTAYARKGSRAVVELADICGLQRLPSATPAPVTATSYGLGSVIAQALDDGCRDIVVGVGGSASTDGGAGMLMALGVEILDRYGRPIAHGARGLADAAHLDLGGLHPGLGRATVTLAADVDSPLCGPLGAAAVYGPQKGILDDQIDEVDSSLSKWADLVEEAVGADYRDARGAGAAGGVGFAALAVLQARMRPGIEMILDLVDLDRKLLDARMVVTGEGSLDGQSLRGKAPVGVSRCARPHGVPTFAIAGVSTLTRAQAQTAGFGAVRTLNELEPDLSRCTKYAARLLTVVTERLIRESTESSFG; encoded by the coding sequence ATGAAGGGCAACGTCGTATTGGCGCCGGACAAGTTCAAGGGCTCGTTGACGGCCGAGCAGGCTGCGCGGGCAATGGCGCAAGGCGTGTGCCGCGCGGACCCGAGGATCACTCCGATCCTCTGCCCCGTCGCGGACGGGGGAGAGGGCACCCTGGAGGCCGTGCTGGCGGCCGGCTTCGAACCCGTCGACGCCGCCGCGTGTGGGCCGACCGGTGCGCTGGTCCATACCGCATACGCCCGCAAGGGCAGCCGTGCGGTCGTCGAGTTAGCCGATATCTGTGGCCTGCAACGGCTTCCGTCGGCAACGCCGGCCCCGGTGACGGCGACGAGCTATGGGCTGGGCAGCGTCATCGCCCAGGCGCTGGACGACGGTTGCCGGGACATCGTCGTCGGTGTCGGCGGCAGCGCGAGCACCGACGGCGGCGCGGGAATGCTGATGGCGCTGGGCGTCGAGATACTCGACCGCTACGGCCGTCCGATCGCACACGGTGCCCGGGGTCTGGCCGACGCCGCTCACCTCGATCTCGGCGGGCTGCATCCCGGCCTCGGCAGGGCCACGGTCACGCTGGCCGCCGACGTGGACAGCCCGCTGTGCGGGCCACTTGGTGCGGCCGCGGTCTACGGACCGCAAAAAGGGATTCTCGACGACCAGATCGACGAAGTGGACAGCAGCCTGTCCAAATGGGCGGACCTGGTGGAAGAAGCTGTCGGTGCCGATTACCGTGATGCGCGGGGTGCCGGTGCCGCGGGAGGGGTGGGATTTGCCGCGCTCGCCGTGCTGCAAGCACGAATGAGACCGGGCATCGAAATGATCCTCGACCTCGTCGACCTCGACCGAAAGCTGTTGGACGCCAGGATGGTCGTCACCGGCGAGGGATCCCTCGACGGCCAGTCATTGCGCGGCAAAGCCCCGGTGGGCGTTTCACGATGCGCGCGACCACACGGCGTACCGACCTTCGCCATCGCCGGAGTATCGACGTTGACGCGCGCCCAGGCCCAGACCGCCGGCTTCGGCGCGGTGCGCACCCTCAATGAACTCGAGCCCGATCTTTCGCGCTGCACGAAATACGCCGCCAGGCTACTGACCGTGGTCACCGAACGGTTGATCCGCGAAAGCACCGAATCGTCTTTTGGCTGA
- a CDS encoding hydroxypyruvate isomerase family protein, translating to MAGATYTVNCSILFTDLPVLERPGAARTAGFEAVEFWWPFIEATPPEPDIKAFVRAIEQAGVQLSGLNFFAGYMAGGDRGILSDPALTTKFRENVQVAIEIGESLGTRAFNALYGNRIDGIAPAVQDEVAAKNLAYAAQAAQRIGATVLVEPVSGAPRYPLETAADAVRVIDHVQAEAGANNLRLLADRYHLYVNNDDVTAALLSNYERIGHIQIADAPGRGEPGTGEIPLGEYLAILLGRDYSGYIGLEYKASRPDTFDWLPLAERGRGAVNIESLKTLTGTRNQ from the coding sequence ATGGCTGGTGCGACCTATACGGTGAACTGCTCGATCCTTTTCACCGACCTGCCCGTGCTGGAGCGGCCGGGCGCGGCTCGAACGGCAGGCTTTGAAGCGGTGGAGTTCTGGTGGCCGTTCATCGAAGCGACGCCCCCGGAGCCCGACATCAAGGCCTTCGTCCGCGCCATCGAGCAGGCCGGGGTGCAGTTGTCCGGACTGAACTTCTTCGCCGGCTACATGGCCGGCGGCGACCGGGGAATCCTGTCGGATCCCGCACTGACGACCAAGTTTCGCGAAAATGTGCAAGTAGCCATCGAGATCGGCGAAAGCCTAGGTACCCGGGCCTTCAACGCCCTGTACGGCAACCGCATCGACGGCATCGCGCCGGCGGTGCAAGACGAGGTCGCGGCCAAGAATCTTGCCTACGCGGCGCAAGCCGCACAGCGCATCGGCGCGACCGTGCTCGTCGAGCCGGTCAGCGGCGCGCCCCGCTATCCCCTCGAGACGGCGGCCGATGCGGTTCGCGTCATCGACCACGTGCAAGCCGAGGCGGGTGCCAACAACTTGCGCCTGTTGGCGGATCGGTATCACCTGTACGTCAACAACGACGATGTGACCGCGGCCCTGCTGTCCAATTACGAACGGATCGGGCATATTCAGATCGCCGATGCGCCCGGGCGCGGGGAGCCGGGCACGGGTGAGATTCCGCTGGGAGAATATCTCGCCATCTTGCTGGGGCGTGACTACAGCGGCTACATCGGCTTGGAATACAAGGCTTCTCGGCCCGACACCTTCGACTGGTTGCCGCTGGCCGAACGAGGTCGCGGAGCGGTCAACATCGAATCCCTGAAGACACTGACAGGAACGAGGAATCAGTGA
- a CDS encoding 2-hydroxy-3-oxopropionate reductase — MPEDTDRNEESVSTIAFIGLGIMGSPMACHLARAGHSVIGYNRSPGRAAELIDAGGTEAESIADAVQNADVVAVMVPDSPDVQNVLLSEGGVFAHTRPSTLVIDFSSIRPDVTAELATQASQRGLRLIDAPVSGGEPGARNATLSIMVGAADDDFAAAKPLLEIVGKTIVHVGPNGAGQTVKAANQLIVAGNIELLAEAITFLRAYGVDLDAAVKVLGGGLAGSAVLDQKAPKMLARNFDPGFRIELHHKDLGIVTSAAREAGVVIPLGAVVAQLMASALANGDGSLDHSGLLRGVERLSGQKEGGIQ; from the coding sequence ATCCCTGAAGACACTGACAGGAACGAGGAATCAGTGAGCACGATCGCCTTTATCGGCCTGGGCATCATGGGCAGCCCGATGGCCTGTCACCTCGCCCGCGCCGGCCACAGCGTGATCGGTTACAACCGCTCGCCGGGTCGCGCCGCGGAGCTGATCGACGCGGGCGGGACGGAAGCGGAATCCATTGCCGACGCCGTGCAGAACGCCGACGTGGTGGCCGTGATGGTGCCCGACTCCCCCGACGTGCAAAACGTGTTGCTCTCGGAGGGTGGTGTTTTCGCCCACACCCGGCCCTCGACGCTGGTGATCGATTTCTCCTCCATCCGCCCCGATGTCACCGCCGAGCTGGCCACGCAAGCCTCCCAGCGCGGCCTGCGGCTCATCGACGCCCCGGTGTCCGGCGGTGAGCCCGGCGCCCGGAACGCGACGCTGTCGATCATGGTCGGCGCCGCCGATGACGACTTCGCCGCTGCCAAGCCGCTTCTCGAGATCGTCGGTAAGACCATCGTTCATGTCGGCCCCAACGGGGCGGGGCAAACCGTCAAGGCCGCCAATCAGCTGATCGTCGCGGGCAATATCGAACTCCTCGCCGAGGCAATCACGTTCCTGCGTGCCTACGGCGTCGACCTGGACGCGGCCGTCAAGGTGCTCGGTGGAGGCCTGGCGGGCTCGGCGGTGCTGGATCAAAAGGCCCCGAAGATGCTGGCACGCAACTTCGATCCCGGCTTCCGGATCGAACTGCACCACAAAGATTTGGGCATCGTCACCAGCGCCGCCCGCGAAGCCGGGGTGGTCATCCCGCTCGGCGCGGTCGTCGCGCAGCTGATGGCCTCCGCGCTGGCCAACGGGGACGGTTCTCTCGACCACTCCGGCCTGCTGCGCGGTGTCGAACGCCTGTCCGGACAAAAGGAAGGTGGGATCCAGTGA
- a CDS encoding IclR family transcriptional regulator, translating to MERAFGVLEILSAMGGTGSLGELAARADLPQPTMHRLARTLLGMGYLRQLPNRHYSLGPRLIRLGESAAALIGMWSRVHLSELVHRTGETANMAVMDNDMAVYVAQVPSPHSMRMFTEVGRRVYPHCTGVGKALLMQLPDEALRALVARTGMPAATENSHTTAGGLLQDITLCRARGYAVDEGEQEIGVRCFAVPVPNAPSLTAISISGPAVRVTLNSAPMITPLLKRVARDIAAEFDKGAAD from the coding sequence GTGGAACGCGCGTTCGGCGTGCTGGAGATCCTGTCCGCGATGGGCGGCACGGGCTCGCTCGGTGAGCTCGCCGCACGCGCGGACCTCCCCCAACCCACGATGCACCGGCTGGCCCGAACGTTGCTCGGCATGGGGTACCTGCGGCAGCTGCCCAACCGGCACTATTCACTGGGGCCCAGGCTGATTCGCTTGGGCGAGAGCGCGGCTGCGCTCATCGGCATGTGGTCGCGTGTGCATCTGAGCGAGTTGGTCCACCGCACCGGGGAGACCGCGAACATGGCGGTGATGGACAATGACATGGCCGTCTACGTTGCTCAGGTCCCCTCCCCGCATTCCATGCGGATGTTCACCGAGGTCGGGCGGCGGGTCTATCCGCATTGCACCGGAGTAGGCAAGGCGCTGCTGATGCAGCTCCCCGACGAAGCCCTGCGGGCGCTGGTGGCGCGAACCGGGATGCCCGCGGCGACCGAGAATTCGCATACGACGGCCGGCGGGTTACTGCAAGACATCACGTTGTGTCGTGCCCGGGGCTACGCGGTCGACGAGGGTGAGCAGGAAATCGGCGTGCGGTGCTTTGCCGTGCCGGTGCCCAACGCACCGTCCCTGACGGCCATTTCGATCTCCGGTCCCGCGGTCCGGGTCACGTTGAACTCGGCGCCGATGATTACGCCGCTGTTGAAGCGGGTAGCCCGCGACATCGCCGCCGAGTTCGACAAGGGTGCCGCCGACTAG
- a CDS encoding PE family protein, which translates to MSFVNVHPEALAGAAAQLGAIGGAMNAHNAAAAGVTSGVLPAASDEVSALVAAQFMVHAQMYRSVSAQAAAIHEMLVKAMAQSADSYAVTEAGNAAAAGRGV; encoded by the coding sequence ATGTCATTCGTCAATGTCCACCCCGAAGCGCTGGCCGGAGCGGCCGCACAGCTGGGTGCCATCGGCGGTGCGATGAACGCCCACAACGCGGCCGCGGCCGGCGTCACCAGCGGCGTTCTCCCCGCGGCTTCGGATGAGGTATCCGCGCTTGTCGCAGCGCAATTCATGGTGCACGCCCAGATGTATCGGTCGGTCAGCGCCCAGGCCGCGGCGATCCACGAGATGCTGGTGAAAGCAATGGCGCAAAGCGCGGATTCGTACGCGGTGACCGAGGCCGGCAACGCCGCGGCCGCCGGGCGCGGGGTCTAG
- a CDS encoding 2-dehydropantoate 2-reductase, with amino-acid sequence MRIAVVGAGAIGAYWGAALHRGGADVHLIARNDNLRAIQQNGVRVLSPRGDFVANPRATDSPAEIGPVDYVFLGLKAHSYPTSGPLIEPLLGPNTAIVAAQNGIPWWYFHQLPGPYQGHRIEAVDPGGATSALLSPERAIGCVVYPATVLEAPGVVRHLEGTRFSIGEPSGELSARCKALSEAMIAGGLKCPVEPDLRDDIWIKLMGNVAFIPLSALTRATMVQMCQDPNTRRVVIQLMEETLDIAARLGSKPEISIEKRLRGAENIGHHKTSMLQDLEAGKELELDAIVFAVVELADLTGAGAPTLRTVHAATSLLARSTGLAPSLSAEISPRQPQAALR; translated from the coding sequence GTGAGGATTGCGGTCGTCGGTGCCGGAGCCATCGGTGCCTATTGGGGAGCGGCGTTGCACCGCGGCGGCGCCGACGTTCATTTGATTGCGCGAAACGACAACCTGCGGGCCATCCAGCAAAATGGTGTCCGCGTGCTCAGTCCGCGCGGCGACTTCGTCGCGAATCCGCGCGCGACGGACTCTCCGGCCGAGATCGGGCCGGTCGACTATGTCTTCCTGGGCCTCAAGGCGCACAGCTATCCGACGTCGGGTCCGCTGATCGAGCCGCTACTGGGCCCGAACACGGCGATTGTCGCCGCGCAGAACGGCATTCCCTGGTGGTATTTCCACCAGCTGCCGGGTCCGTATCAGGGACACCGCATCGAGGCCGTCGATCCCGGTGGAGCGACGAGCGCCCTGCTGTCGCCGGAGCGCGCGATCGGTTGCGTGGTGTATCCGGCGACGGTGCTGGAGGCACCCGGCGTGGTTCGTCACCTGGAGGGGACTCGCTTTTCCATCGGGGAGCCCTCGGGAGAGCTCTCCGCGCGCTGTAAGGCGTTGAGCGAAGCGATGATCGCCGGTGGGCTGAAGTGTCCCGTGGAGCCTGATTTGCGCGACGACATCTGGATCAAGTTGATGGGCAACGTGGCGTTCATCCCGCTCAGCGCGCTGACCAGAGCGACGATGGTGCAGATGTGCCAGGACCCGAACACGCGGCGGGTCGTGATCCAACTGATGGAGGAGACCCTGGACATCGCCGCGAGATTGGGTAGCAAACCGGAGATTTCGATCGAGAAGCGGTTGCGCGGTGCCGAAAACATCGGCCACCACAAGACTTCCATGCTGCAGGACCTGGAAGCGGGCAAGGAGCTGGAGTTGGATGCTATCGTATTCGCGGTCGTCGAGCTCGCCGACCTGACCGGAGCCGGTGCGCCGACCCTGCGCACGGTCCACGCCGCCACCAGCCTGCTCGCCCGTAGCACCGGATTGGCGCCGTCCCTCAGTGCCGAGATTTCGCCACGACAACCACAAGCCGCCCTGCGTTAA
- a CDS encoding Re/Si-specific NAD(P)(+) transhydrogenase subunit alpha → MPAIGVPRETVSGESRVALVPGVVQRLRSAGHHLVVETGAGDGALIRDEDYRKAGAVIGDPWSADVVVKVSPPTAVEIGRLRQGARLIGFLAPRTRPELSEQLRRAGVTGFAMEAVPRISRAQTMDALSSQANVAGYKAVLCAAECSTRFFPMMTTAAGTVKPATVLVLGVGVAGLQALATAKRLGARTTGFDVRPEVAEQVRSLGAKWLDVGVTAAGEGGYARALTPSEQAEQQGRLTQAIQGFDVVITTALVPGRPAPKLVTAEAVRLMRSGSVVVDLAGEAGGNCELTVPGETVRRHDVTIAAPLNLPASMPEHASELYARNVAALLEHMLDGADLRDLSDEILDACCVTKSDNELTGIR, encoded by the coding sequence ATGCCTGCGATCGGAGTGCCTCGCGAAACCGTCTCGGGCGAAAGCCGAGTCGCATTGGTACCCGGCGTCGTCCAACGCCTACGCTCCGCCGGCCACCATCTCGTCGTCGAGACGGGTGCGGGAGACGGCGCGTTGATCCGCGACGAGGACTATCGAAAGGCCGGGGCCGTGATCGGTGACCCCTGGTCGGCCGACGTGGTGGTCAAGGTGAGCCCGCCGACCGCGGTGGAGATCGGCCGGTTGAGGCAGGGTGCCCGCCTGATCGGCTTCCTCGCCCCCCGCACCCGACCGGAGCTCAGCGAACAGCTGCGCCGAGCGGGTGTAACCGGTTTCGCGATGGAGGCCGTGCCCAGGATTTCGCGTGCGCAGACCATGGATGCGCTTTCCTCGCAGGCCAACGTCGCGGGATACAAGGCGGTGTTGTGCGCCGCGGAATGCTCGACGCGCTTTTTTCCGATGATGACCACAGCCGCCGGAACAGTGAAGCCGGCAACGGTTTTGGTGCTCGGTGTCGGTGTTGCCGGGCTTCAGGCGCTCGCTACGGCAAAGCGACTGGGCGCGCGCACCACCGGATTCGATGTCCGCCCCGAGGTCGCCGAGCAAGTCCGCTCGTTGGGAGCCAAGTGGCTCGACGTCGGTGTCACCGCGGCGGGCGAAGGCGGCTACGCCCGCGCTCTGACGCCCAGCGAGCAGGCCGAGCAGCAAGGCCGGCTGACCCAGGCGATCCAGGGCTTCGACGTGGTCATCACCACCGCCCTCGTGCCCGGCCGCCCGGCACCCAAACTGGTCACCGCCGAGGCGGTGCGCCTGATGCGCAGCGGCAGCGTGGTCGTCGACCTCGCCGGAGAAGCCGGGGGCAACTGCGAACTCACCGTACCGGGAGAGACGGTGCGCCGGCACGACGTCACGATCGCGGCGCCGCTGAACCTTCCGGCCAGCATGCCCGAGCACGCCAGCGAGCTCTACGCGCGCAATGTCGCGGCGCTGCTGGAACACATGCTCGACGGGGCGGACCTGCGCGACTTGTCCGACGAGATCCTCGACGCGTGCTGCGTCACCAAATCCGACAACGAATTGACGGGAATCCGATGA
- a CDS encoding NAD(P) transhydrogenase subunit alpha, giving the protein MTLIANLAILTLAGFVGFAVISKVPNTLHTPLMSGTNAIHGIVLLAGLVLVGRSSTDAFDRLLLVIAIAFGAINVVGGFLVTDRMLGMFKKKPSVPTGKVASAK; this is encoded by the coding sequence ATGACGCTGATCGCCAACCTGGCAATCCTGACGCTGGCCGGGTTTGTCGGCTTCGCGGTGATCTCCAAGGTGCCCAACACGCTGCACACCCCACTGATGTCCGGTACCAACGCAATTCACGGCATCGTGTTGCTTGCCGGCCTGGTACTCGTCGGCCGGTCGAGCACCGACGCCTTCGACCGGCTGTTGCTGGTGATCGCCATCGCCTTCGGGGCGATCAACGTCGTGGGCGGCTTCCTGGTGACCGATCGCATGCTCGGCATGTTCAAGAAGAAGCCCAGTGTTCCGACCGGAAAGGTTGCGTCGGCGAAGTGA
- a CDS encoding NAD(P)(+) transhydrogenase (Re/Si-specific) subunit beta yields the protein MNELIAVLYIVAFALFILGLSGLTGPRTAARGNLIAGVGMTIAIVATLLTPGTSNWLLIVFGLLLGSVIGVPAAKRVKMTAMPQMVALFNGVGGGAVALVSWVEFRDTHGYSWAPVYVAIASLFAAIVGSLSFWGSLIAFGKLQEVLPGRPIGLGRAQQPLNLVLLLAAVACAGAIGAGQRAPVVFIGVLVFAAVLGVMVVLPIGGADMPVVISLLNALTGLSAAATGLALDNTAMIVAGMIVGASGTILTNLMAKAMNRSIPAIVAGGFGGTGAGAVGPDGGADQTVRQTSAADVALQMGYASQVIIVPGYGMAVAQAQHVVREMAGLLEGRGVEVRHAIHPVAGRMPGHMNVLLAEADVPYEQLKEMDEINGEFSRTDVALVIGANDVTNPAARSNPASPIFGMPILDVDQARSVIVLKRSMNPGFAGIENELYFNEKTSMLFGDAKASVAEITEELKVL from the coding sequence GTGAATGAACTCATCGCGGTTCTATACATTGTCGCGTTCGCGCTGTTCATCCTCGGCCTGTCCGGTCTGACTGGCCCGCGCACCGCGGCGCGCGGCAATCTGATTGCCGGCGTGGGCATGACGATCGCGATCGTGGCCACGCTGCTGACTCCCGGCACCAGTAACTGGTTGCTGATCGTGTTCGGGCTACTCCTCGGGTCGGTGATCGGTGTGCCGGCGGCGAAGCGGGTCAAGATGACCGCGATGCCTCAGATGGTGGCGCTGTTCAACGGCGTCGGCGGCGGCGCGGTGGCGCTGGTGTCGTGGGTGGAGTTTCGCGACACCCACGGCTACTCCTGGGCTCCGGTCTATGTGGCGATCGCCTCGCTGTTCGCCGCCATCGTCGGCTCGCTCTCGTTCTGGGGATCGCTGATCGCATTCGGAAAATTGCAAGAAGTGTTGCCAGGCAGGCCAATCGGACTGGGACGAGCCCAGCAGCCGCTCAACTTGGTACTGCTGCTCGCGGCCGTCGCCTGCGCCGGCGCCATCGGAGCCGGCCAGCGCGCACCGGTCGTCTTCATCGGTGTGCTCGTCTTCGCCGCGGTGCTCGGCGTGATGGTGGTGTTGCCCATCGGCGGTGCCGACATGCCGGTGGTGATCTCGCTCCTCAACGCGCTGACCGGACTCTCGGCCGCGGCGACCGGACTGGCGCTGGACAACACGGCGATGATCGTCGCGGGGATGATCGTTGGAGCCTCGGGAACCATCTTGACCAACCTGATGGCAAAGGCGATGAACCGTTCCATCCCCGCTATTGTCGCCGGCGGGTTCGGTGGCACCGGCGCCGGCGCGGTCGGCCCGGACGGGGGCGCCGACCAGACCGTGCGCCAGACCAGTGCCGCCGATGTGGCGTTGCAGATGGGTTATGCCAGCCAGGTGATCATCGTGCCCGGCTACGGAATGGCCGTGGCACAGGCCCAGCACGTGGTGCGTGAAATGGCCGGTCTGCTGGAGGGGCGCGGCGTCGAGGTCCGGCATGCCATCCATCCGGTAGCCGGTCGCATGCCCGGCCATATGAACGTCTTGCTCGCCGAGGCCGATGTCCCTTACGAGCAGCTCAAAGAGATGGACGAAATCAACGGCGAGTTCAGCCGCACCGACGTGGCCCTGGTGATCGGCGCCAACGATGTGACAAACCCTGCGGCACGGTCGAATCCGGCATCCCCGATCTTCGGCATGCCGATTCTCGACGTCGACCAGGCCAGGTCCGTCATCGTGCTGAAGCGTTCGATGAATCCCGGATTCGCCGGAATCGAGAACGAGCTGTACTTCAACGAGAAGACCTCGATGCTGTTCGGCGACGCGAAGGCGTCCGTCGCCGAAATCACCGAGGAACTCAAGGTTTTGTGA